A window of Centroberyx gerrardi isolate f3 chromosome 19, fCenGer3.hap1.cur.20231027, whole genome shotgun sequence genomic DNA:
agaattaaattcaacttcctgaaattccaattcaatttcaattctatttcctgcaggttttttcaaattccaattccactTCCTCAGTTGAATTTGAATCgctgagttcattcatgaattgaccccgaCCCTGGTGTGAGTCTGCATGGATTCCCTCATGACCGAGCGCTCCATTAAACCCCATTCTGTTCACCTTCACCTCCGGGGGAGATTCCTCCGACTCGAAAGATGTCAAATGTCAGACATTTTCTCACCCTCATACCTCTGAACTGGGACACGTCTTAAAATACTGCTCTCCTCCGAGGATTGTGCCAGAACATTCAGAGTCTACATAACActcagcctccctccctccctccctcctccaactCTCTGACGCTCCACCGTGTGAGAAAAGATGTCAGACCATAACGCTTCACACTATTTAAAATAGCTTTCACCTGTTCTCACAATCTGTCTTCATCCTATTGGGGCTGACGGACCAATTAAAATCACTATTTGTCTCAGTTAGCTGTTATGTAAAAACACTATAGGACTGTGGCACACTGAGGTCTAAATTCAAGTCCACCTCAGCCCAAAAAGTTAGGATTTATTTCTACATTCAGGCTTGTTGTACTTCCAGTTAGGTTTTGAGTacgtcttgtttgtttttttgtgttttttccttcaAAATGCGTTTTGGAggaaaacgcacacacacacacacacacacacacacacacacacacacacacacacacacgcatccataTGCATCCATCCTATCATATCAGTTCACTTGTCAGGCGTTTTGGGGTGACGTGGCAGGAGCGAAtcagcaccgcggacagctCCTGCATCCACCCGTCGTCACGGGCAACGCCCCGGTAGTAGCCTGACACTTATGAATGGCTTTTTGctgtcgattttttttttttcttaaacgACCGGTTAATGATCACAAAACACTCATTATATAGATATTTAGGCTACAGCGGATATTTGTAAAATGTATAGTTCCGTccctcctgattggctgagtcacgtaAAAGCACACCTTTGACCACATAACAGTTCATGTAAATATTAATGCGCTAACTGATAcgtgtcgcttagcaaccacgttgtttggctgctggtcaAGAACTATATTACTTGGcggaaaaaaacaccaaaatataatcattattgattaaaaaacaaatgattttATGAATCTTTTTTTATCCCAAATTGTGTGTGTTACCGTTTTATAAAGACAGTAAGAATACCCTACGCTTGATAATATTATAGCAAACGATTACGCACATTTTCTGCGCAAATCTTTTGTTTCCCATTCATAagtggctgcagcatcatgagGATAACTCGCCgttaactgtaaactgtaaactcCCCCTTTAAAAGCAGGCGACGGGCCCTTTAAGGGTTATGTAGCGAGGCTAGCCGATGTAGGACGACCGTGCGCGCTGCGATCCCGCTGCCATCCCCATCATGGCCTCCACACAGCCGCCGACACCACCGAGAATGAACCGACCAGCCGGCGGCCCTTCCCTTCCCGGAGCGGAGACGGACGTCAAGCCGAAGCAGAGGCACCGGTAGAGGCGAGCCGCGCCGGGGGAAAGCCGCCTCACATGCCACCCCGGTCTCCTCCATGTCTTCGTCTAAAGCCACGTACAGCTATTTGATAAAGAGGGGTGCGAACccgggcggcggcggcggcggcggcagcggcagcggcggcggcagaAACATGAACACGAACAGGGATTATTCTATTAATCTGTCGGTGCAGCAAGTGCTGAGCCTTTGGGTGCAAGGCACGACGCTGCAGCACTTCACAGGTATGCAGAATAAATAGGCGCCGCTCGGTGCTCCCGGTATCCTACGTTactgttttcatgtgtttcacCCTATCAGCAGAAGTCATCAGCATCTACTGTAGAGTTGTATAGCCTGTAACGGTCGCTGTGGGCATCTCTGCGCGTCCATTTTAAAGGAGAATAACCGGCATATGACACCCACAAACCCACCGAGTACCCCGAGATGTTATCACAGCACACAAGCCGAGTgaacagaggaggacagggggCATCTGTATCACCTCAGACCCCCCCGCCGGTGAATAATCGCAGGGGAATGTGATGCCGCTCCTCTGTCCATGCGTGCGGAGTCAGCGGCCGACATGAATAACATCACAACATGCGGCTAATTAATCTTTCTGCTGCGTGAATGCGCCTGGGCTGTGTAGTAAATGAAGTGTTGTCATCTCCGTTCCCATCAcagacagccccccccccccccccctcctccttttcttttgtcttgCAGTCGAGTAATCAGGGGCAGTTAGAGGCATCATCCTCAACTCTGGGACAGGCTTTCTGTCTGGGTCTGGGATGGTAGAAAtagtgaggatgaggatggtgatgTGGAGGTGCAGCCGTGGCTTCATCAGATACATGGTGGTTTGTGGTTTTCTTGCGTTGCTGTGCTTCTATAATGTGAATATGTCGTTGGAATATACTGTAATGATGCATTTATAGCAAGTGACAGCAGGTGTGGTAACAGTGTGGTAAGGTGTTTCCTCTACAAGCTGGCTgtattttttcttctcattaaGAAGTTGACACAGCAAGATTTCTGGCCACCATCGCGTTAAAACAATGCCATTATTTTCCGGCCGTCGATACTAAGTGGTTGGAAAATGCTGAAAGGATTAGGATAGATAGAAATAAAAGGGGCAGTGTGGACAGGAACAACAGGAACCGGTGTGTCATACGAAGACAAGATGAAGAAACACATGAGTAAGAGCAAAAAGCAGAGACGGACAGGACATATGGGCATGATAGCCGGCCTGGCACAGAGCCATTTTATGAGACGGAGGGAGCTGACATCCTGTGTTGAGAAACACATCaagcaaaagaggaaaaaaaaaccccaagagGTAGTTAATGATGCTGACTCAGCAGGAAGCAGATGCACATGTAGAAGTTTGCGGAAGGAGAGTTTGCAGCAGCGAGGGGGAAAGCGGTGAGGAGTTGACACCCAGACGTTTGGCAGGACGCACCACGCTGCCACCCGATCCCCTCAACCTCATAGTTTATACCTACCAGGTGAAAAACGACCTCCTGAGATATTAGATAAGGTCAGCGGAGAGCGTGTGAGCCtcgaacaacaacaacaagagcaATACAGACTATTGAAGCAGATGTACATGTTTTTTTAAGATGTGACAAACCGCGGCCTTTTCTTTCAGGACCCGGGCGATTGCTTAAGCAAATGGATTTCCTGTTAATGTTTCGCACTATAGCGGCAGTTTCACATCTCATTTCCTCAAGTTCAGTATCTCAGCAAACCACAAGAACAAGATGTTTGTGTTATATGGTTTGCACAGTCGGACACACTTTACTGTACACAACATGTATCTTCTGCTTTTGCACTTTTTGTTTGCGTGCAAAAGGCAGATTTAAAagaccatgcatcctcaaacTTTGTCCAGATGTCTGCTGGATTTCACTGCTATACCGTTGATTTAGCAGACATCTCTTTGTCTCAGGCTTGCTTCACTTTCAAGTCCTCACTTGAATatcacgtcacacacacacacacacacacacacacacacacacttgtattggaaacaaggaGCATGCTGTAGGTGATAACTTTGAGAGGATTCACCTCAGATTTGCAGCGCCTGTCACGGGacaatgtctttctttcttggaGGTTTATTACAAGACAATAGCAGTGGCATTACTGCTAGCCAGCCAtgtcccttctctccctctctctctctctctctctctctcctccatgccGGGGGAACAGATCCATCCATCTCCCCCCTGAGAGGTGAACTCAGAGCTTCATCAGCTCGGcaccctgctgctctctccctctcctgtacGCCGCTTCGGGACTCTGTGGCCTTGCTTGCTTTCGACCGTTTGCTGTTCTGCAGCGGCCTCTGCGGTTGTCCGACCTCTTATCAAGGGACCGCAAACATAATTCccttctcctgtttttttttttttgtgcttcaTGTCGACACGCGAGCCCTAAAGCTGCCGTGCTGACAAAGACTTGGGACCGTGGCAGGGGATTAGCAGAAATTAATGGTGCGCTCTCACTGTGGGCCTGCGTTTGGGTTGTAACTCTGAACATGACACAGCACTTGAACTACAGACATCTCTCACCCATGGTCCTCTTTCTGAGCTATGATTGTGTTCGCACCGgttcacacccacccacacacacacacacacatatactgtatatatctaaaggtGTGggaagacacacatgcatgctagTCTTTTTTTCAGCTGTGTTCACATGCCAAAATCtggtaaacataaaaaaaaagaaaccaaaaaatTGCTTAAAAATGTACCTAAAAATGTAAGAATTTATGCACCTGACCCattttcagtgctatttcaTGTGTAGACACTTAAAAGGTCAAGGGTCATTTAAAACTTGATTACTCTCTTGTACAAtagatcaagtttgtaattcatcattgAGTTCATGAAGAACTCAATAAAACTGACTGTCAGAAAGTTGACTCTCATTGATTTATCCGGCAAAGACAGACTTTACGGGCATTTGGCGCTCGCCGGGTGTTCATTTCGGACCCGTCCCGTAAGTGGTTTCTTTCAGGGTGTGGTGTTACTTGTGTCGGTCATGGGATACGACTGAGGTGGGGTTTTGTGGGACATGTCCTCCGCTGCCCCTGCTCGTTCCTATGTGGAGCGTCCTGTAAATCCGTCCGGGCTTAAGTTGGGCGACAGATGCCTGTGCAGCCCGGACCCGGTGTGGAATCCTAATGGAGCTGGCTGggatgcctctctctctctctctctctctctctctctctctctctctctctgtctcaccccgTCCCTGTCCCGTCCcagacgtctctctctctctctgccggaCGGGTGACGGTGATGGGAAGATAGTGGTAGACGGATGGGGCGCTTCACTGCGGCCTTGATTCGGGCCATGTGTGATCTCACCGTGTGTCGCGGCCAGTCAGGCAGAACAAAGAGCCGTTGTGTTACGGCGCTgtcacatctctctctgcccgGCCTGACAGCTGACGGCCCGATCAATACTGGAGGTAGGCACTCAGTAGATTGTGCAACAACAAGGTTAAACGGATATGCTAAAAAGAGTTGCCTCCGGGCGAGGTTTGCATCGGAAAATACTTTGGAATCGAATGCTCAGAACGGGGCTTCAGATACTTCCATCACACAACGATGTCACGTTTCCTGTTTATATCCCAGCGCCCAAACAAAACAGGCTCGGTCCTTTTTGCGTGACATTCCACCGCTTTGGACCGGTTCATGGTCGTTCCTATCCttctacacccccccccccccccccagtcccATCTCTTTTCTTCTGGAATAATCTCCTGGCCAACTGGCTTTTCCTTGCTCCTACTGTGCCAGTGGGGCCAAGCGAGGCCCCTCTCTGGCCAAGTGTGATGAGGCCCTGGCTCTTTATGCAAAGCCCGTCTGTGAGAGCCGGTGGCCCAcgaaaagagggaagagagggatgaggaggaggacgaagaggaggagagagaagttgaatagggctctctctctctgcaggctgaCCTCTGATTCGGTCCAGCCTACTTCCTCTGGAAAGCTGTTTagtactgttttgttttgttttttgccacaAAATCAATTATTAAGGCAAGGCTGTCTGTGCCTGTAGGGATGCATGATATGTGTTGTCAGAGATAACAGTTGTGTTTGTTGGAGCTCCATAGCTGCATAATTGGGTGATTGTTGGCGATTCGGGTTTAACTGAACAACTTAcgctttttttttggggtttctGCAGCGGTAATCAAAAGAGCAGTGCAAGAATGTGAAATTGTTTATCTTAACGCTTCAACTGTATGCCTTTAAACACCTTAAACCACCACAAAACGCTCATGTTAGGTGTTGTTCCGTACAAGATATTCCATTCACCGCTGTAATCTGTCGCTCCAGCCTCGAGTTCAGGCTAAAGTCTGGCTCTGAGCGGTGTTGTACATCTCACCTCAGGTCCATTACCACGCCCGGCTGCCTTCCTGATGAGCCCTAACTTGGGTTGTGGCTGCTGTAGATTGAAATCCTCCCCGCCTGGCAGAGAGGCGTGCAGCCCCGATCTGTAGCCGCTAGCTCTACTTTCTGAGCCGAGGACTGTGATTTGTAAATCTGTAAAACTGCATCAGTGAATCTGTCAGCGGCGATAATTCagtattatcgtttatcgtctttcagtggagtaatatcgtgatgatatgatgatgttGTGATATCGTGACAGActattctgctgtctaaactgatgataacaagcacattgcATTTAAagaatgaggtatggtaggaatattatttaaaaatttcagttttgtttgaggTCACATGCTAatattaccattcagttcaatgggatgaacattcatttgattatttaacgtgtgattttgcatacgtgagccatattgtgatatatatcgatatcgaaaaaGTCCttgtgattatcatgatattgatttcaaccatatcgccctaGATCAACATAGCAGGGAATTCTTTCTAATCAATAAAAcagtgtattttcttttttttttaattcctgacTATCCTATTCTTCACTTCTGCATTAATCCTTGGGGATCAATACATTTTCATCCTGTCTTATCTTAACCAGAGTTATGCCTAACCTCCTAGCAGTGTGCAGTGTAAATATCCTGCTTACAGTCTCTCAGGGCCTTTTGAATCTGAGCTGTCGAGTCGCCCatctgttcagtcagaaatTCTTGGAAGACATTGACATCCTGTagccctttttctttttttcctttttttttatcagactGTACTTGCTTCGGGCCGTATCtgatcacccccccccccctcccctctctctcctgtctgtctgtctgtggtgtgttttctctcccctGTCAGAGATGTGGTACTGGGTGTTCCTGTGGTGTCTCTTCTCCTCGCTCTTTGTCCACGGGGCGGTGGGGCTGCTCATGTTAGTCATGCTGCAGCGCCACAAGAGGGGCCGCCTCATCACCCTGGTGCTGGTCAGCGTGGGTTTCCTGGCCTCCCTGTCCGGAGGGGTCATCACCAGTAAGTCCAGTTACTCCCcccgttttttttattttaatttattttttatatccttcttttttttttttttagacactGACCTCGCAGCGCTCACACCCGCTCAAccagaaagagacaggaggtgacttagagagagagagagagagagagagagagagagagagagagagagagatgaggatggaggGACTTTCTGTGTCAACTCCTGTCAACCGAAGGAAGAATGGAGttgacacagagagacagagagagaggaagagagagagtgacagagggagggagggagggagggagggagagagagagggagggagagagaagaagggaaagagggagagagtgacagagggagagcgagagggagtgacagggagggagagagagacagagaaagagtgacagagggagagagagagagagagagagtgacagagggagggagggagggagagagggagggagagagaagaagggaaagagggagagagagagagagagtgacagagggagagagagagggagggagagagaagaagggaaagagggagagagagagagagagtgacagagggagagagagagggagggagagagaagaagggaaagagggagagagagacagggagagaaagacagagggagagcaagagagagtgacagagggagggagagagagtgacagagggagggagagagagacagagagagagagagagtgacagagggagacagacagagagagagagagagagagcgacagagagagggagagacagagggtctTGCTGTTTCCTTCTTCTACATCCCCTTTTTGCTTATGTAGCACAGTGAGTCTCAGTCTGTATTTCCGATGTCTGTAtatgtctacctgtctgtcgcTGTCTGTCACCGGACACAGCGCTGCGTTGCTGGCTGCCTGCTTTCTGTCTATactctgtgtttttttgaatCTGAACGTATACAGCAATTTGTCTGGCTTCACTCCACCATGCACAAGGCATAAATTTGAGCGTTGCATTGTGTTCGGTTCGGTCCAGGCAGAGTGCTGGAGCGTGGTCGCAGGGTGTGTAAATAGACCTAAATCTCTCCGAGCGTAGGACAGCAGCTCTGGAGGGCACACTGAATGAATCACTCTCAATCACAGATGCAAGCCGGCCCCGAAATAGAAAGACACTTTATTATTAATGTGTAGCAAGCAGGGAGAGCCGGCTATTGACTGTGcgcaccccccccctctcctcccctccccagcCGCCCTCCACCCCATGTGTACACTAGATTGGCTTAAACTCTCTGTGCAGCGGGGCAGAGCAAGATGACAATCTGAGCCCAGTAGAAGTGAAGGAGAGGTGATGTTATGTTAGAAAGGTGAGGCTTCGACATTTTAAAGGCAACTTTATCTCTCAGTTttagattcaagattcaagattcagtACTTTGTTGCCATACCAACTTATTTGTTAGGAATTTGTCTCATAGCAGCATAATATAACAGAAAAGACACATGATAAAATtcatgacaaaaacacatgacCCCCTCCCATCCTACCccatcaataaaaaaaagtgaaaaatgtatctATGGATGTAAGACTTTAAAAACCACAAATTACAAGAATTTATTTAGTGTGTACAGGAATTTATTTAGTATGTACAAGAATTGATTTAGTATGTGTTGAACCAAAATAAGGCCGCTCTCTTTCGATCCCGAGATTATAgagatttaaagaaaaaaaaaaaaaagtttccttgCGATGTTCTGTTGCTGTCTGTTTCCATGGCGACGCTCCAAACGGCATATTGTGAGGATAAGCGTGACAAACTCTCATAGGAAGAGTGGCGAGTCAACTCAGTATGTGGGTAGACATTCAATAACACCCCCACTAGCTGTGTGGAGCCACAGATGAATGCTGCCCATCTTTGAACGGCCCGTCTGTGTAAATattcacacacagaaaacgtcACTGGCTTTTGTGTGGGATACTTGGCTGCCGGCGGCCGCCGcgctgagagacagaaaagacgAGGAAGGATGTGCTTGTCCTTTGTGCCCCTCGTTATAAACGCACAGTCTGCGGTAATGGTGACAGGCCGTGACAGACAGGCGTGTTTGCCCGCTCGCCCATCtatttactctgtgtgtgttcatgcttatgatgtgtgtgtgtgtgtgttttttccgcCCTCAGGCGCGGCGGTGGCGGGGGTGTACCGCGTGGCGGGGAAGGACATGGCCCCCCTGCAGGCCCTGGTGTTCGGCGTGGGCC
This region includes:
- the tmem170b gene encoding transmembrane protein 170B, with the translated sequence MSSSKATYSYLIKRGANPGGGGGGGSGSGGGRNMNTNRDYSINLSVQQVLSLWVQGTTLQHFTEMWYWVFLWCLFSSLFVHGAVGLLMLVMLQRHKRGRLITLVLVSVGFLASLSGGVITSAAVAGVYRVAGKDMAPLQALVFGVGQTTLSVIISFSRILATL